In Tachysurus vachellii isolate PV-2020 chromosome 3, HZAU_Pvac_v1, whole genome shotgun sequence, one genomic interval encodes:
- the LOC132842330 gene encoding echinoderm microtubule-associated protein-like 1 isoform X1: MMEGTSAAAMADAHMEELVERSEVAEDGRDQLYHDGSLLAPEVDFITDEHSSTHSNMELTDRLMYLEQRLQIQEDEVQLLKIALADVLKRLNISEAQTAAHTKRGPAKASRPMSLALQPRTSSNAANSMKKCSSSTLPSSTSLKNYNPLLATKRGPASGAKDSYSVPASRRTAPTTSTTSTPCKKLQESNKPKESITSVVGSRRVTHCKVTMQIYLSHPAKKTGPTENAVAIPVWPSVCSPDKAASDKKKVGAVKKPPCSLSLHRSTCQSPFSPADTPIYKSPLKSPSQYFQICY; encoded by the exons ATGATGGAAGGCACGTCAGCAGCAGCGATGGCAGACGCACACATGGAGGAACTGGTGGAGCGATCTGAAGTAGCTGAAGATGGAAGAGATCAGCTGTACCATGATGGCTCTCTCTTAGCACCTGAAGTAGACTTCATAACAG ATGAACACAGCTCGACACACAGTAACATGGAGTTGACAGACAGGCTCATGTACTTGGAGCAGCGCCTCCAGATTCAGGAGGATGAGGTGCAGCTGCTGAAGATAGCTCTGGCTGATGTTCTCAAAAGACTCAACATTTCAGAGGctcaaactgctgctcacaCTAAAAGAGGGCCTGCTAAAG CATCCAGGCCTATGTCTTTGGCCCTGCAACCTAGAACAAGCAGCAATGCAGCCAACTCCATGAAGAAGTGCTCCAGCTCCAcactgccctcttccacatccTTGAAGAATTACAACCCTTTGCTAGCCACTAAAAG AGGCCCAGCAAGCGGTGCGAAAGACAGTTACAGTGTTCCTGCAAGCCGTCGCACTGCTCCAACAACCAGCACCACCTCAACCCCCTGTAAGAAACTTCAAGAGAG caaCAAACCAAAGGAGAGCATCACAAGTGTTGTAG gAAGCCGACGTGTGACTCACTGCAAAG TGACTATGCAGATCTATCTGAGTCACCCAGCAAAAAAGACTGGGCCTACTGAGAATGCAGTCGCTATACcagtgtggccgagtgtgtgctCTCCAGATAAAGCTGCCTCAGACAAGAAGAAAGTAGGAGCTGTGAAGAAGCCTCCCTGCTCACTATCCTTACACAGGAGCACATGTCAGAGCCCCTTTTCTCCTGCTGACACCCCTATCTACAAGAGTCCCCTTAAGTCCCCTAGTCAGTATTTCCAGATctgttattaa
- the LOC132842330 gene encoding echinoderm microtubule-associated protein-like 1 isoform X2, whose amino-acid sequence MMEGTSAAAMADAHMEELVERSEVAEDGRDQLYHDGSLLAPEVDFITDEHSSTHSNMELTDRLMYLEQRLQIQEDEVQLLKIALADVLKRLNISEAQTAAHTKRGPAKASRPMSLALQPRTSSNAANSMKKCSSSTLPSSTSLKNYNPLLATKRGPASGAKDSYSVPASRRTAPTTSTTSTPCKKLQESNKPKESITSVVGSRRVTHCKDLSESPSKKDWAY is encoded by the exons ATGATGGAAGGCACGTCAGCAGCAGCGATGGCAGACGCACACATGGAGGAACTGGTGGAGCGATCTGAAGTAGCTGAAGATGGAAGAGATCAGCTGTACCATGATGGCTCTCTCTTAGCACCTGAAGTAGACTTCATAACAG ATGAACACAGCTCGACACACAGTAACATGGAGTTGACAGACAGGCTCATGTACTTGGAGCAGCGCCTCCAGATTCAGGAGGATGAGGTGCAGCTGCTGAAGATAGCTCTGGCTGATGTTCTCAAAAGACTCAACATTTCAGAGGctcaaactgctgctcacaCTAAAAGAGGGCCTGCTAAAG CATCCAGGCCTATGTCTTTGGCCCTGCAACCTAGAACAAGCAGCAATGCAGCCAACTCCATGAAGAAGTGCTCCAGCTCCAcactgccctcttccacatccTTGAAGAATTACAACCCTTTGCTAGCCACTAAAAG AGGCCCAGCAAGCGGTGCGAAAGACAGTTACAGTGTTCCTGCAAGCCGTCGCACTGCTCCAACAACCAGCACCACCTCAACCCCCTGTAAGAAACTTCAAGAGAG caaCAAACCAAAGGAGAGCATCACAAGTGTTGTAG gAAGCCGACGTGTGACTCACTGCAAAG ATCTATCTGAGTCACCCAGCAAAAAAGACTGGGCCTACTGA